The Henckelia pumila isolate YLH828 chromosome 2, ASM3356847v2, whole genome shotgun sequence genome includes a window with the following:
- the LOC140878483 gene encoding putative disease resistance protein RGA3, translating to MAAELLTACIGSAPFAFALERLASFGSYAWNEIKLILGVDDELRKLQRTMFMVQDLVDSVECSPLRFTRGSNAWKTWFEDIKKLSYDADALLDDISLHLSTFGSVGTAERDEVRKIVLSSTTLTLPHDINVLYKKLELLAKEMERLLMIESMKNRFSIVSPIHDFISTSSLIDENNVIGREAEQLACVINLLANEPEMGNFSVMSLVGMAGIGKTTLAKLVYNDDLVNSNFQKKMWVTVSMNFDLIKITKYMIEALTGNSCTLSDLNSVQVLLQESIRGFKFLLVLDDCWTENNDDWDEFYLPLRYGAKGSKIIVTTRSAKVSSSVRSYKTHSLQHLSDKHCWDLMKRRMLFSVEEQENLKSIGKEIAKKCKGLPLAAKTLGSLLSNSGSSEDQWLCILNSKLWNLPEDKIFPALMLSFLHLPPPLQKCFAYCSLFPKNHEFEVEELVLLWMAEGFIRPIEGMRLEDIGSKYFDDLYLRSFFEQDTNARNETVYKMHDLIHDMSQMVSSDICFQVIDMSDDYPLFGNTCHLSMLRDSLNPIHLKASEKNERLRTFLMINKNGADGGLLDNDFFSHLRSLRVLDLTRIGLSEFTISSSKPLKFLRYLNLSENKISRVPNSICHLLVLQTLKLKNCTRITALPEDTKNLSKLRHLDLDIKEQLVHMPPNFGRLTELQALSAFIVGDKKENGIAQISNMNSLRGSLTLH from the coding sequence ATGGCTGCTGAGCTTTTAACGGCTTGCATTGGGTCGGCTCCATTTGCGTTCGCATTGGAGAGGTTGGCATCATTCGGGTCGTACGCGTGGAATGAAATAAAACTGATATTGGGTGTTGATGATGAGCTCCGAAAGTTGCAAAGAACTATGTTCATGGTTCAAGATTTGGTAGATAGCGTGGAGTGTAGTCCGTTGAGGTTTACGAGAGGAAGCAATGCTTGGAAAACATGGTTCGAAGATATCAAAAAACTTTCTTACGATGCCGATGCTCTTCTAGATGACATCTCGTTACATCTCTCCACCTTCGGTTCTGTGGGAACCGCTGAAAGAGACGAGGTTCGTAAAATTGTTCTTTCATCAACTACTTTGACGCTACCTCATGACATAAATGTATTGTACAAGAAGTTGGAACTTCTTGCTAAAGAAATGGAGAGACTACTGATGATTGAAAGCATGAAAAATAGATTCAGCATTGTGTCGCCTATACATGACTTTATATCCACTAGTTCACTGATCGATGAGAATAATGTTATTGGGAGGGAAGCTGAACAACTAGCTTGTGTTATCAATTTGCTCGCAAATGAACCAGAAATGGGTAACTTTTCGGTAATGTCGCTAGTGGGGATGGCTGGAATCGGTAAGACAACCCTTGCGAAATTGGTTTACAATGATGATTTGGTAAACTCCAATTTTCAGAAGAAAATGTGGGTCACTGTTTCGATGAACTTTGATTTGATTAAGATCACAAAATATATGATAGAAGCTTTGACAGGGAATAGTTGCACTTTGTCCGACTTGAATTCTGTTCAAGTCCTTCTTCAAGAGTCAATTAGGGGGTTTAAATTTTTGCTTGTCTTGGACGATTGTTGGACTGAAAATAACGATGATTGGGACGAATTTTACCTTCCTTTAAGATATGGTGCCAAAGGAAGTAAAATAATTGTGACCACAAGAAGTGCCAAAGTTTCATCATCTGTTAGATCTTATAAAACACATTCTCTCCAACATTTATCGGACAAGCACTGTTGGGATTTGATGAAACGGAGAATGTTATTCTCCGTAGAGGAACAAGAGAATTTGAAATCTATCGGCAAAGAGATTGCGAAAAAATGCAAAGGTTTGCCTTTGGCTGCCAAGACATTGGGAAGTTTATTGTCAAATTCAGGATCCAGCGAAGACCAGTGGCTTTGTATACTGAACAGTAAGCTGTGGAACTTGCCAGAAGACAAAATATTCCCGGCTTTGATGCTTAGTTTTCTCCATCTTCCCCCGCCGCTACAAAAATGTTTTGCATATTGTTCTCTTTTTCCCAAAAATCACGAGTTTGAAGTTGAGGAACTCGTTCTTTTGTGGATGGCAGAGGGGTTCATCCGACCCATAGAAGGAATGAGATTGGAAGACATAGGAAGCAAGTATTTCGATGATCTTTATTTGAGGTCGTTCTTCGAACAAGATACAAATGCAAGGAATGAAACTGTCTACAAAATGCATGATCTCATCCATGACATGTCACAAATGGTTTCTAGTGATATATGCTTCCAAGTCATTGACATGTCAGATGACTACCCTTTATTTGGAAATACTTGTCACTTGTCGATGCTTCGAGATAGTTTGAATCCAATACATCTGAAGGCCTCGGAGAAAAATGAAAGGTTGAGGACATTTTTgatgatcaataagaatggtgCTGATGGGGGACTGCTAGATAATGATTTTTTCTCCCATTTGCGATCTTTGCGGGTGTTGGATCTGACTCGAATTGGCCTTAGTGAATTCACCATCAGTTCTTCTAAGCCCTTGAAGTTTCTTCGATATCTTAATCTCTCAGAAAACAAGATTTCAAGAGTACCAAACTCCATATGTCATCTTTTGGTTTTACAAACGCTGAAACTCAAAAATTGCACTCGAATTACAGCATTGCCTGAAGACACAAAAAATCTCTCCAAATTACGACATCTGGATTTGGATATAAAAGAACAGCTTGTCCATATGCCACCAAATTTTGGAAGGCTAACTGAACTCCAAGCTCTTTCTGCGTTCATAGTCGGAGACAAAAAGGAAAATGGTATCGCACAAATAAGCAATATGAATTCACTGAGGGGATCACTCACTCTGCATTAA